TGCTACCTTCATTAAGAATCCAAAGTCGCTTTGCCGCATCTCCCGCTTGAAATAAAAAGTCTCCCTTTTGGTATTTCCGGCGGTCGATCTTTTTAATAACCGTCTCCATATGCTTTAGACTCAAATGGGAAAACAGAGAGATTTTACTAACGCAGTAAGTCTCATTGCAAGTTTTACAACGGGCAGGCAGGGTAGTTAGGTTTTTGTTCATAACGATCTTCCTTTCTTATGTTCGCTAACTATATCTTATCATAAATTCAAAATAAATTTTAACATAGAAAGTTAATGCGTGATTGTAATTACAGCAAGGAAATTTCTAATCCCTTATAATAGGGTTAAGAAATCAAAGAAATCAGCTTAGGATGAGAAAGAAATTAAGCGGAAAAATAAAAAAAAAGAGCGGTTAATAATGAACAATACTGGAATTTTGTCGAGGCAAAAACCGACGGAACGATGTACTCAGAGAAGTGTTCAAATCCCAGGGAGTACTGGTTGGATCATCCACGATAAATAACTGGATTTTATCCAATACCGCAGGACTCTTAGAAATGATTAAGGGACTGAAATTCAAAGGGTAAGCCGGAGCCGCTTTTGGAAGCTATGGATGGAGTGGCGAATCTCTGAAAATCATAGAAAAGGGGTTAAAAGATTCCAGTTTTGATGTTATGAATGATGTTAAAAAGTTCTCTGGACTCCAAATAAAGAAGGGTCGGAACAAGGGATTGCCTTTGGAAAAGAGTTTAGTAGTCATCTGAAAAAGTAATGGATTTCAGTGATTAAAAAATTCAGGAAATTTAATTATATCATGGAATCATGATAAAGATAGGGCCTTGTCAATGGTTATTGATGGGGTATTATTTTTGTAATGCATTAAAAAATTGAAATCGCGTTTATATTCAAAAATTAGGGTATATTATAAATGATGTGAAATATAATAATTTGTCAGGGGGAAAGAAAATGAGTATGTTTTGTCATCAATGTCAGGAAGCTGCTAGAAATGTGGGATGTAGTGGGAAAGCCGGAGTCTGTGGTAAAACGGAACCGGTGGCAAACCTGCAGGATTTATTGGTCTACACGTTAAAAGGGGTGGCGGAATTTAACCAACAGGCAAGAAAACACGGTCTGCACAAACCAGAAACCGATGAGCAGATGCTGGACGGACTGTTTTCAACCATTACCAATGCCAACTTTGACGGAGAGGCCATCAAAGACCGAATTGACAGAGCGCTGTTTACCAGGGAAGAAATAAAAAAAGCGCTACAGAATGAAGGAAAACTGGAAGAAAAAGCTTACGGCGACTTTGCTACATGGGAAACTAACCGGAAGAATTACGAGGAAAAATCCACAGAGAAAAAAGTGGGGATTCTTCGGGATGAAAACGAAGATGTTCGAAGTCTTCGATCCTTAGTGCTCTTCGGTCTCAAAGGCATATCCGCCTATGGAGAACATGCCTACAATCTTGGGAAACACAATCCGGAAATCAGCGAATTTATAGAAAAAGCCCTACTGGCTACGGAAGATGACTCTTTAAGCGCTGACGACTTAACAGCATTGGTACTGGATACCGGCGCTAAAGGTGTAGAAGTGATGGCCCTTCTCGATGAAGCCAACACCTCCGCTTATGGAAATCCGGAAATTACAGAGGTGGAACTTGGGGTTCGAGATAGGCCCGCAATTCTGGTTAGCGGTCATGACTTAAAAGACTTTGACGAACTGTTAGAGCAAACAAAGGACCAAGGGGTAGATATTTACACTCATTCGGAAATGTTACCGGCTAATTATTACCCGGCTTTTAAAAAGTATGATCACTTTGTAGGAAACTATGGAAGCTCCTGGTGGAATCAAAAGGTAGAGTTTGATTCCTTTAACGGACCGGTGCTCTTTACAACAAACTGTATTGTGCCTCCGAAGGAAAGCTACACTGATCGAATTTATACGACGGGGGCTTCAGGATATCCTGGGTTTAAACATATCGCTAATCGTGATAAGGGCGGAGTAAAAGACTTTTCCGAAGTAATCGACCACGCGAAAAAGCTTCCTGCTCCCACGGGCGTAGAAGAAGGAAAACTCGTCGGAGGCTTTGCTCATAATCAGGTAATGCAATTGGCGGATAAAGTAGTGGATGCTGTAAAGTCCGGAGCAATTAAGCAGTTTTTTGTTATGGCAGGCTGTGACGGCAGAATGAAAGACCGGGAGTACTATACGGATTTTGCCAAGGCACTCCCCGAGGATACAGTGATTTTAACCGCAGGATGTGCCAAGTATCGGTACAATAAATTAGAGCTCGGAGATATTGGCGGGATCCCAAGAGTGTTAGATGCAGGGCAGTGTAATGATTCCTATTCCCTTGCGGTAATTGCTCTAAAACTTAAAGAAGTATTTGAACTGGAAGATGTCAATGAACTTCCAATTTCCTATAATATTGCTTGGTACGAACAAAAAGCGGTTATTGTACTTTTAGCGTTGTTATCCTTAGGTATTAAAAATATCAAATTAGGACCGACGTTGCCGGCTTTCTTATCACCCAACGTTGCAAATGTATTAGTAGAGAAATTTGGAATTAACGGAATACAAACCGTAGAAGAAGACATGGAACAGTTCCTAGGATAAAAGATCATTAATTAAAAGTTATATTTAGAAGTTAAATATTTGGTACCGAGTAAGAGAGTCTGTGGGGTATATTTTTCCCCGCAGGTTCTTCTTTTTGGAAAAATATTAGATGTTTATGTGAAGGGATAAGAATTAAGGGTATCAGTACAAAAATTAACGATGTAAAAGGGGGTTAGCCCATGAACATTATTGAAACCAATAACCTGACTAAGTATTACGGAAAAACTAAAGGGATTGAAGACGTAAATATTACCGTCAAGGAGGGGGAGATTTATGGTTTTATCGGTCCTAACGGTGCCGGC
The genomic region above belongs to Isachenkonia alkalipeptolytica and contains:
- the hcp gene encoding hydroxylamine reductase codes for the protein MSMFCHQCQEAARNVGCSGKAGVCGKTEPVANLQDLLVYTLKGVAEFNQQARKHGLHKPETDEQMLDGLFSTITNANFDGEAIKDRIDRALFTREEIKKALQNEGKLEEKAYGDFATWETNRKNYEEKSTEKKVGILRDENEDVRSLRSLVLFGLKGISAYGEHAYNLGKHNPEISEFIEKALLATEDDSLSADDLTALVLDTGAKGVEVMALLDEANTSAYGNPEITEVELGVRDRPAILVSGHDLKDFDELLEQTKDQGVDIYTHSEMLPANYYPAFKKYDHFVGNYGSSWWNQKVEFDSFNGPVLFTTNCIVPPKESYTDRIYTTGASGYPGFKHIANRDKGGVKDFSEVIDHAKKLPAPTGVEEGKLVGGFAHNQVMQLADKVVDAVKSGAIKQFFVMAGCDGRMKDREYYTDFAKALPEDTVILTAGCAKYRYNKLELGDIGGIPRVLDAGQCNDSYSLAVIALKLKEVFELEDVNELPISYNIAWYEQKAVIVLLALLSLGIKNIKLGPTLPAFLSPNVANVLVEKFGINGIQTVEEDMEQFLG